A window of the Candidatus Kryptoniota bacterium genome harbors these coding sequences:
- the aroE gene encoding shikimate dehydrogenase: MKRSTKSHARLVGIIGHPISHSWSPEIHETAFKLTKQSYSYLAFDVLPKNLREALRGMVALGIVGLNVTVPHKEAVIAFLDEVSSDARLVGAVNTVYVENDSLVGHNTDVDGVVEALKPYRDELADQSVTIFGAGGGARAVVYSLLTYFHPAQIFVINRDTSRAELLRKFFLDSQNYPHIKVVELHNPEEASAIEMSRLVVNATPVGMTPSTDESMLSGDYKDFEGKIFFDLVYNPVMTQFLKIAKRKNAIVVNGIEMLYNQAAKAFELWTGIPMPLEKVRAKLDRRFMGTNLEKVKA; the protein is encoded by the coding sequence ATGAAAAGAAGTACAAAGAGTCACGCTAGACTCGTAGGCATAATAGGCCACCCGATCTCCCACAGCTGGTCGCCAGAGATCCACGAGACAGCATTCAAGCTCACAAAACAGAGCTATTCTTATCTCGCGTTCGACGTTCTGCCGAAGAATTTGCGAGAAGCATTGAGAGGAATGGTCGCTCTCGGAATTGTCGGCCTGAATGTCACGGTACCGCATAAAGAAGCGGTTATCGCGTTCCTCGACGAAGTCTCTTCGGATGCCAGACTGGTTGGCGCAGTGAACACGGTATATGTAGAGAACGACTCCCTTGTAGGTCATAATACAGATGTCGACGGAGTGGTGGAGGCCTTGAAACCTTATCGTGATGAGCTCGCCGACCAGAGCGTGACGATCTTCGGTGCGGGCGGGGGCGCTCGCGCGGTGGTTTACTCTCTTCTCACTTATTTTCACCCGGCCCAGATCTTCGTTATAAACCGCGACACGTCGCGTGCTGAGCTGTTGAGAAAGTTCTTCCTTGATTCGCAGAACTATCCGCACATCAAAGTAGTCGAGCTCCATAATCCTGAAGAGGCGAGCGCCATTGAAATGAGTCGACTTGTCGTGAACGCGACGCCGGTGGGTATGACCCCGTCCACCGATGAAAGTATGCTCAGCGGAGATTACAAAGACTTCGAGGGGAAGATTTTCTTCGATCTCGTGTACAACCCCGTCATGACTCAATTCCTGAAGATCGCGAAACGGAAGAACGCGATCGTGGTCAACGGCATAGAGATGCTGTACAATCAGGCGGCGAAGGCGTTCGAACTGTGGACAGGCATACCGATGCCGCTCGAGAAAGTCCGTGCGAAGCTTGATCGGAGATTCATGGGGACGAATCTCGAAAAGGTCAAGGCCTGA
- a CDS encoding alpha-amylase family glycosyl hydrolase, which produces MIRKSDDPDRGTGSGFLKYEFHVLRSARENYGIEDPFFGITGDVVFSNPQAAQKFASAVNDKKNSERDKNRSAANLETKQLSPSELNALGLMHEILHFIVDAYVSDANPSAFQNLQNWIFERIGPAQAEGCWGEFVTMYPPTPVYKSQIAPVEYLRGKTAGTDNRHIVLAELILLWLENRNPAYDPIRELIDDSKLKARTNYENVLDDTRRFFETQPGYGPGNDSLINMLLAPIEAHPESIADQLQFIVTKWREILARSPYLLRLLGAIDFIREEGKYYLMLAQANADKLKIPGVRQSQFAGFGDTGSAPVLEFRDLEPENFSADLNWMPRLVLIAKNAYVWLDQLSRKYGRSVYRLDQIPDEELDVLADRGFSGLWLIGIWRRSHASERIKHLNGNPDAIASAYSLDSYDISDDLGGEEAYRNLRNRGLSRGIRLASDMVPNHMGIDSPWVIEHPDWFLKSDFLPFPGYSFNGPDLSSDQRVGVFLEDGYWSKRDAAVVFKRLDRWTNDVRFIYHGNDGTHMPWNDTAQLDFTKREVREAVIQSILHVARLFPIIRFDAAMVLSKKHYQRLWFPEPGTGGAIPSRSNFSMTKEQFDSVIPVEFWREVVERVQKEAPDTLLLAEAFWLMEGYFVRTLGMHRVYNSAFMNMLKREENANYRQVLKNILEYNPQILKRFVNFLNNPDEETAIAQFGKDDKYFGVCIMMCTMPGLPMFGHGQIEGFTEKYGMEYRKAYRDESPDDNLVARHAREIFPLLRRRQEFSEVENFHLYDFYSGNINEDVFAYSNNYDGRRSLVIYNNRYSHAAGWITKSVGFVDHGGRIVQCTLADGLSLSRSRKSYLIFRDLLSGLEYVRSTGGIRKEGLFIELGAYKCNVFVDFREVESTADRPYDEFCTTLAGKGVGDIDDELVNFKLREVHTAIYEAANAGSLRYLTEPLGRGGSIQKWNAALKQKTERLAEAVKNYLRSRAGTEGWVQEKLRLFKILTSIPTVTTSTATKRYFKNWTSSNPDPTLPGLRLTLIWMFISGIEKLSDDKSITALSLTHDLRLDAQIRKCFGELGVSDGLLQYEMRILNEILGDLGIEDHLEARLEVTLLTLLRRITTQDLLAVHEYEGSRWFNKERFQELLSHVAITTAITMSARHRGGSLETYLGEALDESASSASKLEKAASEVGYKFDEFMGTLEPAINESKTSMKRSR; this is translated from the coding sequence ATGATTCGCAAATCGGACGATCCGGACCGTGGCACGGGCAGTGGTTTCCTCAAGTATGAGTTCCACGTTTTAAGGAGCGCGAGGGAAAATTACGGGATAGAGGATCCATTTTTCGGAATTACGGGCGACGTCGTTTTCTCGAACCCGCAAGCAGCACAGAAGTTTGCGTCAGCCGTCAACGATAAGAAGAACTCCGAACGAGACAAAAACCGATCAGCCGCTAATCTGGAGACGAAACAGCTCAGCCCCTCGGAGCTGAACGCACTCGGGTTGATGCATGAGATACTTCATTTCATTGTCGACGCCTACGTGAGCGATGCGAATCCCTCCGCGTTTCAAAATCTCCAGAACTGGATTTTTGAAAGGATAGGTCCGGCTCAAGCGGAAGGATGCTGGGGGGAATTCGTCACGATGTATCCACCAACACCGGTCTACAAATCGCAAATCGCTCCCGTCGAGTACCTGAGAGGGAAGACCGCCGGAACTGATAACAGACATATCGTCCTCGCAGAGCTAATCCTGCTTTGGTTGGAGAATCGAAATCCTGCTTACGATCCGATCAGGGAGCTGATTGACGATTCCAAATTGAAAGCGAGGACGAATTATGAAAACGTTCTTGACGACACCAGGAGATTCTTCGAAACTCAACCAGGGTACGGTCCTGGTAACGATTCACTTATTAACATGCTCCTCGCTCCGATCGAGGCTCATCCTGAATCTATAGCGGATCAACTTCAGTTCATCGTGACGAAGTGGAGAGAAATTCTCGCGCGCTCTCCCTACCTACTTCGCTTGCTTGGCGCAATCGACTTTATCCGTGAAGAAGGCAAATACTATCTGATGCTCGCGCAGGCGAATGCGGATAAATTGAAAATACCCGGAGTTCGCCAGTCACAGTTTGCCGGTTTTGGCGACACGGGGTCGGCTCCGGTGCTGGAGTTTCGAGACTTGGAGCCGGAGAATTTTAGTGCTGATCTCAACTGGATGCCACGGCTTGTGCTCATTGCGAAAAATGCATACGTGTGGCTCGATCAGCTTAGCAGGAAATATGGCCGTTCGGTTTATCGTCTCGATCAGATCCCGGATGAGGAGCTCGATGTTCTTGCCGACAGAGGATTTAGCGGGCTCTGGCTCATAGGAATCTGGCGGCGAAGCCATGCCTCGGAACGAATCAAGCATTTAAACGGCAATCCGGATGCGATCGCGTCCGCCTATTCACTCGACTCATACGACATTTCGGACGATCTAGGGGGGGAAGAGGCGTATCGTAATCTGCGAAATCGTGGTCTAAGCCGGGGGATAAGGCTTGCGAGCGACATGGTGCCGAATCATATGGGAATAGACTCTCCCTGGGTAATCGAGCACCCCGATTGGTTTCTCAAATCTGACTTTCTCCCTTTCCCAGGCTATTCGTTTAACGGACCCGATCTAAGCAGCGATCAGCGCGTAGGTGTTTTCCTCGAGGACGGATATTGGTCCAAGCGCGACGCGGCCGTGGTGTTTAAGCGGCTCGACAGATGGACCAATGACGTCAGATTCATTTATCATGGAAACGACGGCACACACATGCCATGGAACGATACCGCTCAACTCGATTTCACGAAACGCGAGGTACGAGAAGCAGTCATTCAGTCTATTCTTCACGTCGCACGACTCTTTCCGATTATCCGCTTCGACGCCGCGATGGTCCTGAGCAAAAAACATTATCAAAGACTTTGGTTTCCTGAACCCGGGACCGGCGGCGCCATTCCGTCTCGTTCTAATTTTTCGATGACCAAAGAACAATTCGACAGCGTCATACCCGTTGAATTCTGGAGAGAGGTAGTTGAAAGGGTCCAGAAGGAAGCTCCCGACACACTTCTGCTCGCGGAAGCATTCTGGCTTATGGAAGGTTACTTCGTCAGGACACTGGGTATGCATCGTGTCTATAACAGCGCCTTCATGAATATGCTCAAGCGTGAGGAGAATGCGAATTACAGGCAGGTACTTAAGAACATACTCGAGTACAACCCGCAGATACTCAAGCGCTTCGTAAACTTTCTGAACAACCCGGATGAGGAAACCGCTATCGCGCAGTTCGGAAAGGACGACAAGTACTTTGGCGTTTGTATCATGATGTGTACTATGCCCGGCCTTCCGATGTTCGGTCACGGGCAGATCGAAGGGTTCACCGAAAAATATGGAATGGAATATCGTAAAGCGTACCGTGACGAATCTCCCGACGACAATCTGGTGGCCAGGCACGCCCGCGAGATATTCCCTCTCCTCCGAAGACGGCAGGAATTCAGCGAGGTTGAGAATTTTCATCTTTATGATTTTTATTCGGGCAATATTAATGAAGACGTTTTTGCGTACAGCAACAATTATGACGGACGTCGCAGCCTGGTGATCTACAATAATCGATATTCTCACGCTGCCGGCTGGATAACGAAGTCGGTGGGCTTCGTCGATCACGGCGGAAGAATTGTTCAATGTACGCTTGCCGATGGTCTGTCGCTCAGCCGGAGCAGGAAGAGTTATCTGATATTCAGAGATCTTTTGAGCGGGCTCGAGTATGTGCGCTCGACAGGTGGTATCAGGAAGGAAGGTCTTTTTATTGAACTTGGAGCGTACAAGTGCAATGTCTTTGTGGATTTTCGGGAAGTTGAGTCTACTGCCGACAGGCCGTATGATGAATTCTGTACGACTCTGGCCGGCAAGGGCGTCGGCGACATCGATGACGAGTTGGTAAACTTCAAGCTTAGGGAAGTGCATACTGCGATCTACGAAGCTGCTAACGCCGGCAGCCTGAGATATCTGACTGAGCCGCTTGGAAGAGGAGGCTCAATCCAAAAATGGAATGCTGCGCTGAAACAGAAAACCGAGCGACTTGCAGAAGCGGTCAAGAACTATCTCCGTTCACGAGCCGGGACAGAGGGCTGGGTTCAGGAGAAACTCAGACTCTTCAAAATATTGACATCAATCCCAACGGTCACTACGAGTACTGCTACAAAACGCTATTTCAAGAATTGGACGTCAAGCAATCCGGATCCGACGCTTCCAGGTTTGAGATTGACTTTGATTTGGATGTTCATCTCAGGTATTGAAAAGCTAAGTGATGACAAATCGATAACCGCGTTGAGTCTCACACATGACTTGCGGCTTGATGCTCAGATCAGGAAATGCTTCGGAGAACTTGGCGTAAGTGACGGCCTGTTACAGTATGAGATGAGAATTCTAAATGAGATTCTGGGTGATTTGGGAATAGAGGATCATCTTGAGGCAAGGCTTGAGGTTACACTGCTGACGCTGCTCCGGCGGATTACGACGCAGGACCTTCTTGCTGTGCACGAATATGAAGGTTCACGCTGGTTCAACAAAGAGAGATTCCAGGAGTTGTTGAGTCATGTCGCCATCACGACGGCCATCACCATGTCTGCACGGCACCGTGGTGGTTCTCTGGAAACATATTTGGGCGAAGCGCTGGATGAGTCAGCCAGCTCCGCATCAAAGCTGGAAAAGGCAGCATCGGAGGTAGGTTACAAGTTCGATGAATTTATGGGTACGCTCGAGCCAGCAATTAATGAATCGAAAACATCCATGAAGAGATCGCGCTGA
- a CDS encoding exonuclease domain-containing protein: MEDTEFLPHESGYNDAVFSVVDVETTGATAADDRIIEFAAFKVRGGKIVDEFSTLINPGRHIPNFIRNMTGISNEMVYGAPSFSGTAVKIAEFLQGTVFTAHNSPFDYGFVKSEMTRAGIDFDMPQLCTRKLSSRILADLPRKALDQVCHHLGIRINNRHRAFGDARATAHLLVELLELIVEKHEIVTLEELLRFQSIPHRIDPHKNQNVFRKAMATAPNAPGVYRVLGPSEEVIYAGKAKNLKMRMASYLTENAKDADKIRRMLREAVSVEWERTSSELHALLRELQLIRRLKPPFNSQLVNSRRFPFIKISSSLDFDRLDVVYELEEEGKYYGPFENSYVAEQVLSAADRYFKLVKCDNEFVEPFDPCLYFYIDRCMAPCRGDITNDKYSEEVRAVEEFLSGSFDKLTNDLRLRLDELSKKLEFEDAAELRDLIAVLERTSLRLKLIDGPVTRANFLCGWLKGECYELYRVKRGLVTGPAIVPAGELVSGLSTLLNESSVISGDYVPLRILLNHSLKEQRGFIKIGLNTHQDVEELAAKIKTAAV, encoded by the coding sequence GTGGAAGACACCGAATTCTTGCCTCACGAAAGCGGGTATAACGACGCGGTGTTTTCCGTGGTGGATGTCGAAACGACGGGAGCGACGGCGGCGGATGACAGGATAATCGAGTTTGCCGCTTTCAAAGTGAGAGGCGGAAAGATCGTGGACGAATTTTCGACGCTCATCAATCCGGGCCGGCATATTCCGAACTTCATCAGGAACATGACCGGGATCAGCAATGAAATGGTTTACGGAGCTCCGTCGTTCAGCGGGACGGCCGTCAAGATCGCAGAATTCCTGCAGGGCACTGTCTTCACCGCTCATAACTCACCTTTCGATTACGGATTTGTGAAGAGCGAGATGACAAGGGCGGGGATAGATTTTGACATGCCCCAGCTCTGTACCAGGAAATTGAGCTCCAGGATACTTGCAGATCTGCCGAGGAAGGCGCTCGATCAGGTGTGCCATCATCTTGGCATCAGGATAAATAACCGCCATCGCGCGTTCGGTGACGCGCGCGCAACGGCGCATTTGCTCGTTGAACTTCTCGAGCTGATTGTAGAGAAGCATGAAATTGTCACGCTGGAAGAGTTGCTGCGTTTTCAGAGCATTCCTCACAGGATCGATCCGCATAAGAATCAAAACGTTTTTCGAAAAGCAATGGCAACGGCACCCAATGCTCCAGGGGTATATCGCGTGCTCGGCCCCTCGGAGGAAGTCATTTACGCAGGGAAAGCCAAGAATCTAAAAATGCGGATGGCTTCATATCTTACGGAAAATGCGAAGGACGCCGACAAAATACGGAGAATGCTTAGAGAGGCCGTTTCAGTCGAATGGGAGAGAACATCGTCTGAGCTGCATGCGCTGCTCAGGGAACTTCAGCTGATACGACGACTCAAACCGCCCTTTAACTCACAACTTGTCAATTCACGTCGTTTCCCGTTCATCAAGATTTCATCTTCGTTGGATTTCGACCGGCTCGATGTGGTCTATGAATTGGAGGAGGAAGGGAAATACTATGGCCCTTTCGAAAATTCTTATGTAGCAGAACAGGTTCTATCAGCGGCCGACCGCTACTTCAAACTCGTGAAATGCGATAATGAATTCGTGGAACCTTTCGACCCCTGTCTCTATTTCTACATCGACCGGTGCATGGCCCCGTGCAGGGGGGACATCACGAACGATAAGTATAGCGAAGAGGTCCGTGCCGTGGAAGAATTCCTGTCGGGCTCGTTCGATAAACTCACTAATGATCTGAGGCTTCGTCTCGATGAACTCTCGAAAAAACTTGAGTTTGAAGACGCGGCAGAACTGCGCGATCTGATCGCAGTTCTTGAGAGGACATCACTTCGTCTCAAGCTTATTGACGGACCGGTAACAAGGGCAAACTTTCTGTGTGGATGGCTTAAGGGCGAGTGTTATGAGCTTTATAGGGTCAAACGCGGCCTCGTTACAGGCCCGGCCATAGTGCCTGCGGGAGAACTGGTGAGCGGCCTTTCCACACTTCTCAACGAGTCTTCCGTAATTTCAGGCGACTACGTTCCATTGCGGATCCTCCTGAACCACTCGCTCAAGGAGCAAAGGGGATTCATCAAGATTGGTCTTAACACTCATCAGGATGTTGAAGAGCTTGCCGCGAAAATAAAAACCGCTGCCGTGTAA
- a CDS encoding tetratricopeptide repeat protein: protein MKLLLQGASFIFVSVLLATGLFLSGCGTSEEAAQATAESATLDSVKTDNQRLQTENAGLRKSNAQLEQDKKALNAKVADLTSKLGQSSQQWGDLVDLQNRATSLDSELTVQKQINRDLIARRAEVEKQSMTETTVTTKSEFQRKYDGALAAFKSHKYKDAVADLKNLAASSVDSSMLSNTHYWLGECYYAMRKYNDALDAFNTALSYPKSWKRGAAYLMLGMTYVRLGDKDKARATWEELVKVDPKSQYATRAKDFLKQL from the coding sequence ATGAAACTTCTACTGCAGGGGGCATCATTCATTTTCGTAAGTGTCTTGCTTGCAACTGGTTTGTTCTTGAGCGGATGTGGCACAAGTGAAGAGGCAGCCCAGGCTACAGCCGAGTCAGCGACGCTTGATTCCGTGAAGACAGATAATCAGAGGTTGCAAACGGAGAACGCCGGCTTGAGGAAGTCGAACGCTCAGCTAGAGCAAGACAAGAAGGCGCTCAATGCCAAGGTTGCGGACCTGACATCCAAGCTTGGTCAGAGCAGTCAGCAGTGGGGGGACTTAGTCGATTTGCAGAACCGCGCCACTTCCCTCGATTCCGAACTGACGGTGCAGAAGCAAATCAACAGAGACTTAATCGCCAGGAGAGCGGAAGTCGAAAAACAATCGATGACCGAAACAACAGTGACCACGAAATCGGAATTCCAACGGAAGTATGACGGCGCGCTCGCGGCATTCAAGTCGCACAAATACAAAGATGCGGTCGCGGACCTGAAAAACCTGGCGGCGAGTTCTGTGGACAGCTCAATGCTGAGCAACACCCATTACTGGCTGGGTGAGTGCTACTACGCCATGAGGAAATACAATGATGCATTGGACGCGTTCAACACCGCACTCAGTTACCCGAAAAGTTGGAAGCGGGGAGCCGCGTACCTGATGTTAGGTATGACCTATGTTCGCCTCGGAGACAAAGATAAGGCCCGGGCGACCTGGGAGGAGCTCGTGAAAGTCGACCCGAAATCGCAATACGCTACAAGAGCGAAGGATTTTCTGAAGCAACTTTAG
- the uvrA gene encoding excinuclease ABC subunit UvrA, which produces MKKIPDTSKIIIRGARQHNLKSIDLDLPRDKFIVITGLSGSGKSSLAFDTIYAEGQRRYLETMMAYARQFLQILERPEVDLIEGLSPSVAIDQKTISSNPHSTVGTVTEIYDYIRLLFAKVGTQFCVDCNIPVEQQTPDQILQSLMSDFNGKNILLLAPLVIGRKGHYRELFRELLAEGFVQVRTDGSLRDLKDGLELSRYGTHTIELVIDKLRIQKKALTRLRESLKLALERGSGRIIVFDHDTKRDQFYSRLRSCPKCGRSYPDLAPNSFSFNSKFGMCRTCNGTGLSRNITSDALVVDPNLSITDGALLFPKREDFFLLSLLNSVLEPFKVNTNTPFKEFDSEVRSLLFFGKNPKNSTKGVKFSGVSISNLATKFEGLIPMLQNLDFEVYFGNEFRNVEANLPLTECNECNGSRLRAESRFVRIIDAAKEELTIGAVVKDSLDKVATKFEDLKLDRRAQKISQPILHEIRTRLRFLLNVGLNYLNINRSSGSLSGGESQRIRLATQIGSQLTGVLYVIDEPSIGLHQRDNLRLINSLKALRDLGNTVIVVEHDRETMENADYIVDLGPGAGEHGGRLVKAGTLSELLSEKENSLTAAYLRNEKEIPVRPEKELRTPNGSFIVLKGATGNNLKNIEIKFPIGSFICITGVSGSGKSSLINDTLYRILGKYFYRLADQPLPYKSISGMDLIDKVVDVDQSPIGRTPRSNPATYVGVFTAIRDLFAQLPESKIRGYRPGRFSFNVQEGRCPACEGDGLRKIEMSFLPDVYVKCEVCNGKRFSAATLDVRYKGKTIADVLEMTVEDAMSLFEDIPAINRKLRTMNEVGLGYIRLGQSSTTLSGGEAQRVKLATELSKVATGKTLYILDEPTTGLHFEDIRILLDLLQKLVDKGNTVIVVEHNLDVVKCADWIIDLGPEGGDMGGYIVAEGSPHTVIENKKSYTAKYLSEYLSPHARGANGDA; this is translated from the coding sequence ATGAAGAAGATCCCCGATACAAGCAAGATCATAATTCGAGGCGCGCGACAACATAACCTCAAATCAATCGATCTCGATCTACCTCGCGACAAGTTCATCGTCATCACGGGCCTGAGCGGAAGCGGAAAGTCTTCCCTCGCATTCGATACGATTTATGCCGAGGGGCAGCGCCGATACCTTGAAACCATGATGGCCTACGCGCGGCAATTTCTCCAGATACTCGAGAGGCCCGAAGTCGACCTCATCGAGGGGTTGAGTCCGTCAGTCGCCATCGACCAGAAGACAATAAGTTCGAATCCTCACTCGACTGTGGGGACCGTTACGGAAATCTACGACTATATCAGACTTCTTTTCGCAAAAGTGGGAACCCAGTTCTGCGTGGACTGCAACATTCCGGTCGAACAACAAACTCCAGATCAAATTCTCCAGTCACTGATGTCCGACTTCAACGGCAAAAACATATTGCTTCTCGCCCCTCTTGTGATCGGCAGAAAGGGCCATTACCGCGAGCTGTTTAGGGAACTTCTCGCCGAAGGATTCGTGCAGGTCAGAACGGATGGGAGTCTGCGCGATTTGAAGGACGGGCTCGAGTTGTCGAGATACGGCACTCACACCATCGAGCTGGTCATCGATAAACTCCGCATACAGAAGAAAGCGCTCACGCGACTGAGAGAATCTCTCAAGCTTGCACTGGAACGAGGAAGCGGGAGAATAATCGTATTCGATCACGACACGAAACGAGATCAGTTTTACAGCCGCCTCAGGTCGTGTCCGAAATGCGGGAGAAGTTATCCTGACCTTGCACCCAATTCTTTTTCATTCAACTCCAAATTCGGAATGTGCAGGACGTGCAACGGCACGGGCTTGAGCAGGAACATCACATCAGATGCGCTCGTGGTGGATCCGAACCTCTCGATCACCGATGGCGCGCTCCTATTTCCGAAGCGCGAAGATTTCTTCCTCCTGAGCCTTTTGAACAGCGTCCTTGAGCCGTTCAAGGTCAATACGAATACTCCTTTCAAAGAATTCGACTCGGAGGTCCGGAGTCTCCTCTTTTTCGGGAAGAATCCCAAGAACTCGACGAAGGGTGTGAAATTCTCCGGAGTGTCGATCTCAAATCTCGCGACAAAATTCGAAGGCTTGATACCGATGCTCCAGAATCTCGACTTCGAAGTGTATTTCGGAAATGAATTTCGGAATGTTGAAGCGAACCTCCCTCTTACCGAGTGCAACGAATGCAACGGATCGAGACTTCGGGCGGAAAGCAGATTCGTCAGGATCATCGATGCGGCAAAAGAGGAACTCACTATTGGTGCGGTGGTCAAAGATTCGCTTGATAAGGTTGCGACTAAATTCGAAGACCTCAAACTTGACAGAAGGGCCCAGAAGATCTCCCAGCCGATTCTCCACGAAATACGGACGAGGTTGAGGTTTCTGCTAAATGTCGGGTTGAACTACCTGAATATCAACCGGTCCTCGGGTTCATTGTCGGGAGGTGAATCGCAGCGGATCCGGCTCGCCACACAGATCGGATCGCAATTGACAGGAGTGCTTTACGTGATTGACGAACCCTCGATCGGTCTGCACCAGCGCGACAATTTGCGGCTGATCAATTCACTTAAAGCACTCCGCGATCTTGGTAATACGGTTATCGTCGTGGAACACGACAGGGAAACGATGGAGAATGCCGATTACATCGTTGATCTTGGACCAGGCGCCGGCGAGCACGGCGGGAGACTGGTGAAAGCTGGCACCCTTTCGGAGCTTCTTTCCGAGAAGGAAAATTCACTCACAGCGGCTTACCTTAGAAATGAAAAGGAGATACCCGTCAGACCGGAAAAGGAGTTGAGAACACCGAACGGTTCGTTCATCGTCTTGAAAGGCGCGACAGGCAATAATCTCAAGAACATCGAAATAAAGTTTCCTATAGGTTCGTTCATTTGCATTACAGGCGTAAGCGGTTCGGGGAAATCAAGTTTGATCAACGACACTCTTTACAGGATTCTGGGAAAATATTTTTACCGACTTGCTGACCAACCCCTTCCCTACAAATCCATATCCGGAATGGATCTGATTGACAAAGTTGTCGATGTCGACCAATCGCCGATCGGCCGGACTCCGAGATCGAATCCCGCGACCTATGTAGGTGTATTCACGGCCATACGTGATCTGTTCGCCCAGCTTCCCGAATCAAAGATACGAGGTTACAGGCCCGGCAGATTCTCGTTTAACGTCCAGGAAGGACGATGCCCCGCATGTGAAGGAGATGGACTCAGGAAAATCGAAATGAGCTTCCTACCCGACGTTTACGTAAAGTGCGAGGTTTGCAACGGCAAGCGCTTCAGCGCGGCGACACTTGACGTAAGATACAAAGGCAAGACTATCGCTGACGTTCTCGAAATGACCGTCGAAGATGCGATGAGCCTGTTTGAAGACATACCTGCAATAAACAGGAAACTCAGAACCATGAATGAAGTGGGCCTGGGCTACATCAGACTTGGTCAGTCTTCGACCACACTTTCGGGAGGAGAGGCACAGCGCGTGAAACTTGCAACTGAACTTTCAAAAGTCGCGACCGGAAAAACGCTTTACATACTCGACGAACCTACTACGGGCCTTCACTTCGAGGACATAAGAATTCTTCTCGACTTACTCCAGAAGCTCGTCGACAAAGGCAATACGGTCATAGTAGTGGAACATAATCTGGACGTTGTAAAGTGTGCGGACTGGATCATCGATCTCGGGCCGGAGGGTGGGGACATGGGAGGGTACATCGTCGCAGAAGGATCTCCACATACCGTCATTGAGAACAAGAAGTCGTACACGGCTAAATACCTCTCCGAGTACCTTTCACCTCATGCGCGGGGTGCCAACGGTGACGCCTGA